AACATCCAGGTGTTCCTGTGATTGAGGATATCAGTTTCAGTTACGGTTCAGTCGTTTCCAGAATTCCAGCAGGTCATACCGGTGATCTGGTGCTCATGAGACTGGAAGCTAGTGATCTAATTACGACGGGTGGCGGTTCTGCACTTATGGCCCGGAATAAAGCACAATGCGATCGTTTACAGGATGAATTGAAGAATTTTGATGAAACGATTCTCCTTTCTGACATGAATGCGGCTCTCGGGTTCAGTCAAATTAAAGAATTTGAAAAAAACTTTGAATTACGGGAAGAGATTTACAAGTTATTTTTATCATCACTCCAAAAAGGAAAACATGGATATTTAAATGGAAATTCTGAGGAAAGGATCATCCGGTCATCTCTGCCAGTTCTGGTCAAAGGAAACCGCCAGGAAATTCAGAAATACGCTCAGAAAAAGAATGTGGAAACAAGTTTAGCCTTCAAAGGCTGTTGTCTTGAAGAGGAACTGGGAGACCTGATCGTCTGTCCGGTTGCAGAGACTTTGATTCTGAATTGTATTCTTTTTCCTTTGTATCCTTCTTTGGGGAAAACAAATAGTGAATCAATTGCCAGGATATTGGCAACATTACCATAATATTCAGTTACATACCTGAGCATTATGGCATT
The genomic region above belongs to Oceanispirochaeta sp. and contains:
- a CDS encoding DegT/DnrJ/EryC1/StrS family aminotransferase, with the protein product MSIPVFRPSIKRKEMDSVLSCMVSDHIGPGQYSEQLIEEFKQICEVKSCTLLREYERTIEIAFQTLQLNAGMEFILSPLVPETYLHVIRKMELIPIFIDVNPMTAVPDLDDFLDKVNENTGALLLMGMFGYQWDFSEWEHPGVPVIEDISFSYGSVVSRIPAGHTGDLVLMRLEASDLITTGGGSALMARNKAQCDRLQDELKNFDETILLSDMNAALGFSQIKEFEKNFELREEIYKLFLSSLQKGKHGYLNGNSEERIIRSSLPVLVKGNRQEIQKYAQKKNVETSLAFKGCCLEEELGDLIVCPVAETLILNCILFPLYPSLGKTNSESIARILATLP